One segment of Bradyrhizobium sp. CB2312 DNA contains the following:
- a CDS encoding BA14K family protein → MRHTIETAPNVVILDASRARRGFAISWIPSTLVTATLIGFCLNAEVVAYLARYATQQESSKLITIIPPAMAQQTPLPRDDEAAQLKQAVDSATAELRQSLQQEHDRAEALEKELVKAWRYVGKLLSMRNGEADQFSQAVDNATAVLWQSLQQEHDRAEALATELADARRSMKQKPAAVEEMPGVSLPAWANSYAAFMKPAQTAVQPDVSAENSKSAIIPGEPARVEHKPRGGSGCQHFQSYDPVSGTYMGYDGRRHSCP, encoded by the coding sequence ATGCGCCATACGATTGAGACCGCACCGAACGTCGTCATCCTCGATGCGTCACGCGCGCGGCGGGGATTTGCAATTTCCTGGATCCCCTCAACCCTCGTCACGGCGACGCTCATCGGGTTCTGTCTCAACGCCGAAGTCGTCGCCTATCTGGCGCGATACGCCACTCAGCAGGAGTCATCAAAGCTCATCACGATCATCCCGCCGGCCATGGCGCAACAGACGCCATTGCCGAGGGACGACGAGGCGGCGCAACTCAAGCAGGCGGTCGACAGCGCGACAGCCGAACTGCGGCAGTCTCTGCAGCAAGAGCACGACAGGGCCGAGGCGCTCGAAAAAGAACTGGTGAAGGCGTGGCGGTACGTCGGGAAGCTGTTGTCGATGCGCAACGGCGAGGCGGACCAGTTCAGCCAAGCGGTCGACAACGCGACGGCAGTACTGTGGCAGTCTCTCCAGCAGGAGCACGACAGGGCCGAAGCGCTTGCAACCGAACTGGCGGACGCGCGGCGCTCCATGAAGCAGAAACCTGCCGCTGTGGAAGAGATGCCCGGTGTCTCCTTGCCCGCCTGGGCAAACAGCTACGCCGCCTTCATGAAGCCCGCCCAGACCGCAGTGCAGCCGGACGTGTCCGCGGAGAACAGCAAATCGGCAATTATACCAGGCGAACCAGCTCGCGTTGAGCACAAACCGCGCGGGGGCTCCGGCTGCCAGCACTTTCAGAGCTACGATCCGGTATCAGGAACTTACATGGGCTATGACGGACGGCGGCATTCCTGCCCATAA
- a CDS encoding AraC family transcriptional regulator: protein MTQAGAYGQRLGQFLRLKDAPPSLVTRSLRSAALAVTETRNERPVRGLSGSLTAEDAFLVSLKLHDYPDCELWERGKCIMRADVRAGTTYLYDLKRDPRYVIDKPFHSLFFYLPRSALDSIAEQCNAPCVDELDCQIGVGHDDGIIRHIGASLQEGLRRPDEANQLFVDHMMLGLTAHVAQTYGGLRRASASARGGLAPWQAKRACERLESDLGGKVSLQKIATELDLSVSHFSRAFRISIGLPPHQWLLQQRVKAAKQLMSVRDLPLSEIAISAGFANQSHFTRVFSSIVGVSPAVWRREALGASRGRA from the coding sequence ATGACTCAGGCAGGCGCCTACGGGCAGAGGCTTGGGCAATTCCTGCGTTTGAAGGATGCGCCGCCCTCGCTGGTCACGCGCTCGCTGCGCAGCGCTGCGCTCGCGGTCACCGAAACCCGCAATGAGCGCCCGGTGCGTGGCCTATCCGGCTCGCTGACTGCCGAAGATGCCTTTCTCGTCAGCCTGAAGCTGCACGACTATCCGGACTGCGAGCTCTGGGAACGCGGAAAATGCATCATGCGGGCGGATGTCCGCGCCGGGACGACCTATCTCTACGATCTCAAGCGCGATCCGCGCTACGTGATCGACAAGCCGTTCCACTCGCTGTTTTTCTACCTTCCACGCTCGGCGCTCGATAGCATCGCCGAGCAGTGCAATGCACCGTGCGTCGACGAGCTCGACTGTCAGATCGGCGTCGGCCATGACGACGGAATTATCCGCCACATCGGCGCCTCGCTCCAGGAGGGCCTGCGCAGACCGGACGAGGCCAACCAGCTCTTCGTCGATCACATGATGCTCGGCCTGACCGCCCATGTCGCCCAGACCTATGGCGGGCTTCGGCGCGCGTCCGCCTCCGCGCGCGGCGGCCTCGCGCCGTGGCAGGCGAAGCGCGCCTGCGAGCGGCTCGAATCCGACCTCGGCGGCAAGGTCTCGTTGCAGAAGATCGCGACCGAGCTCGACCTTTCGGTCAGCCATTTCTCACGTGCGTTCCGGATTTCGATCGGCCTGCCGCCGCACCAATGGCTGCTGCAGCAGCGCGTCAAGGCCGCCAAGCAGCTGATGAGCGTACGCGACCTGCCGCTGTCGGAGATCGCCATCTCGGCCGGCTTTGCCAACCAGAGCCACTTCACGCGGGTGTTCTCCTCGATCGTCGGCGTCAGCCCGGCGGTATGGCGCCGCGAGGCGCTTGGTGCCTCGCGCGGCCGGGCGTGA
- a CDS encoding catalase family peroxidase — MPEIPAATPAAIVDALKAVAGNPPKVRASFAKGWCVRGTYTPSDHAGEVTRSQSFTRPSRVLARFSVGGGNPNVADTNNLVLRGFSFKLGDEKHRSDILAESAPVHFARTLDQMLAFLEARVPGADGKPDMAKVKAFSAANPETLNQANYIAARRLPGSLAGTTYWGVHAFPATNEQGETRFIKFKVAPAGGDITLSEDEARAKPADFLRDDLGTRIAAGDARFNVMALLDRPGDPTEDVTIRWPEEDHREEVRLGTIVITGFEPNEACDASIFNPANLADGIGHPPDEIFAARRAAYTISLAKRR; from the coding sequence ATGCCCGAGATCCCCGCCGCAACGCCCGCTGCCATCGTCGATGCCCTGAAGGCGGTCGCCGGCAATCCGCCGAAGGTGCGGGCAAGCTTCGCCAAGGGCTGGTGCGTTCGCGGCACCTACACCCCGTCGGATCACGCGGGAGAGGTCACGCGATCGCAGAGCTTCACGCGGCCATCGCGCGTGCTGGCGCGCTTCTCGGTCGGGGGCGGCAATCCCAATGTGGCCGATACCAACAACCTCGTGCTGCGCGGCTTCAGCTTCAAGCTCGGCGACGAGAAGCATCGATCCGACATTCTCGCCGAGAGCGCGCCGGTGCATTTTGCGCGAACGCTCGACCAGATGCTGGCCTTCCTCGAGGCGCGCGTTCCGGGTGCCGACGGCAAGCCTGATATGGCGAAGGTCAAGGCGTTCTCGGCGGCCAACCCCGAGACGCTCAACCAGGCGAACTACATCGCCGCGCGTCGGCTGCCCGGGAGCCTTGCCGGCACGACCTATTGGGGCGTGCACGCCTTTCCGGCAACGAATGAGCAAGGCGAGACCCGCTTCATCAAGTTCAAGGTTGCCCCGGCCGGCGGCGACATCACGCTGAGCGAGGACGAAGCGAGGGCGAAGCCGGCCGATTTCCTGCGCGACGATCTCGGCACGCGGATCGCGGCAGGCGATGCCCGCTTCAACGTGATGGCGCTGCTCGATCGCCCCGGCGATCCCACCGAGGACGTCACGATACGCTGGCCTGAAGAGGATCATCGCGAAGAGGTACGCCTCGGCACGATCGTGATCACCGGATTCGAGCCGAACGAGGCCTGCGACGCCTCTATCTTCAATCCGGCCAATCTCGCCGACGGCATCGGCCACCCGCCGGACGAGATCTTTGCCGCGCGGCGCGCCGCCTACACCATCTCACTTGCGAAGCGCCGCTAA